The DNA region TTCACTGAAGGACACGTCCTATTTAGAGGGCAAAAGGGTGTTAAGTCCAATAAATTATAATATAGCGATAAAAAGTTAATACCTATGTTACCTTCAGCTATTAAGAATCGATCAGGATAACATTCATGACAATTAGACACTGCAAGATACATGAACCCAGTCCAACTGAGAATGGAaagtattaacccgttgaggatgagtcccgagtatactttggcaggtgtcaatgggaaatgcgtgttgtagcaaaatcaaactgtcctaaATGGGTTAATCATCTTTTGCATGGTAATGCTGTTACATGTAAGGTATTAGGTATGcacagaagaaaaaatcatCAGTAGCAAAAGGACACTAATTCAATTGCTACATACAGAACTTGTGCCTTTCTGGTCCTCAACTGACAAATTGAAACCTAGTGATTACGTTAAAcacatcttcttcttttaattCTGTGATGTACAAACAGGAGAGTTGAATTCTGCCATTGTTGCTATAGCTTTTCGTGATGATTCCTTTTTCGCATAATTGCCATTATGTATGGCCTGAGCTATGCTGTAAAACCACATTTAGCCCTTTCTCTTACACAGCAGACAGTGCACAAAATTTTATGCAAGCCAAAGCGGTACCCTGAATATAACACACTGAATAATATCTGCATCTTTAGCTGCCCTTTTACCTGTAGGAAAAGGGGGGATGAGGCACAGGAGGAACTCATGTGGGTTTCATCTTCGGGCACACAAGGTACGGATGCCATATTACGCATATCATTTTCAGCAATATGGCAAACGGCTTagttaaaaagagagagagagagagagagtcacaGGGAGTGACAGAAAAGACAAAAAGCCAAGCCAGGTCGAGCATGTAGTCTGCAGGAGTTGGCATTCACCGCTCCAAGGCAAGCGCAAGCCGGCCGAGCTAAAAATAGCTCGGTTTCTATTACAGGAAACAAGTAGGCGGAGCCAGAGCCGAGCTGGCTGGCAGGCGCCGACCAATCAGCAACGACTACTCGCTCCCAGAGTGTTGCTCGGCTCGCCTGCCTGGCATAGATGCGAGTGATTTACTGTGGCTGCTGGGAATGCCAGTTGTCTGCCTCATAAAGGAGAAAGCACAGAGTGAGACAGGCAGTAGACATATTTTCTAGGGAGACCAGGTATTTTGGAATTGTTTAGCTCTGCAGAGCAGTAGCTGgtcaaaaattgtgattttagTCCAGTGTGTTGTGCCACTGCCGTCATTGGAAAGAGTGCCTGCTCTGCTTTTGGACATGAAAACATCTTTGAGAGGATTTAGCAAAGTTTTCACTAATGTGCGGAGGTGCCATTGTGGAATATACCATTTTTAGGGATTGACCATTTATGGTAAGTTACGGTCTTCTCAAATTTTAGGTTGGCATATGTCATTTAATGCCATTCCTTTCTTTAGTTCTTCtacctttttttcatttgtgcaaGTTTCTTTATATAGATcatatatgtattatgtaataaCTAATTTCTTATATTTCTGGTCTGCTGTTCAGGGAATATgaggaaggaaagaaatataatgaaaaaatgaattgaaaacgATACAAAAATGCTACTACGTACTAGAAACCAAATTTCTGTTTCGGCATCAGAAAAGAATAACAAATACTTTACAAGCAGAGCTTTTATGATAATatgcattcttttcattttatgtctgAAGCCATATATGTTTTACTCAGTCATAAACAGTCCTTCACTGTTTAAACCTTGATAATTGATTCTTGTATGTCTTCCATCTGGAAAGGACAACTTGGAATCATGGAAATACAGTTTATGTTTCTGTTTATTGTGCAGATCCCATATTCTTTGTGTTTTCTCTCTCACTTTAAATCGAGCTGTCTATGCCTGAAAAATTGTAGTGTAACAGGGATCACAGATACCATTGTAACAGTTTTCAATATTAGCCTGTTGCTGGTGGAATATTTTACGCAAAGTATGTTTCTGACTCATCGTGTATACCGGGTACGTTGTTTTGTGGAATGCCTTCCTCATTTCTGTTGTCTGCAAACAGaaaaactatatatcatatGTTTTCCTTTATTGAATGAATTAAGTATGCATTATTTCTGAGACTACTTTTTTATATcttatttttaatcaatttgttACCTGGGTAATAAGTTAATAAGTTATCATTTGGCTCATTGGACATCAAatttttgtcttcaaagggAATACCTCACAATTCTAAGAAATATCCACTTTGCTGCTGGTGCAAAAAATTAATCTCATTTTCTGCACGCATCACAGCCCACGCTCTTTCTCAGCCGCCTGACCATATCACTCACCTGAGCAATTTCATAATTGCCGTTGCTCTCTGTGATGTAAACAATCATATTGTCACGAAAGCCCAAACAAGTGGACACATAGCTAACcggcacaaacaaacaaacaaacaaacacacacacacacacacacacatccacaaaTGGCCACATGCACATATTCAAAGTGAACTTCATCCATACACTTTGGTTGTGTGGTCAGTGGGGTATATGTATGTACGTCTTCCTCAATTGGAGCAAAAGTGAAACTATACTTCAGAAACATAACCAGAGCTATTTCAGTCCGTCATGCCAGAAAGTAAAGCATGCCATGGTCATAACCCAGCTCATTACCAGGGCAGGATATTTGTTAGCCATGTTGAGTATGTGTCCTCCAGATCTTGATAAATGTCTCTCACCAACCCCTTGTCATTGTGAGGGTATAATTAACTCTCAAAAGTGGCAATGCAGTTATGAGCTTGTGGCACTGAAATACCCTCattcctattttttttctttgcacaaTATCACAAATTGTACACACcacagtgacaaaaatgatgtgaaTTTGTGATGCGATGTTTCCGATAAAAGCCGACCAACATTTCTGTAGTTGTTGCAGTTGCTTTGATAGTATGTGTGATCTACATTCAAATGATAGAAATAGCTCACTACCACAGAGAGATGATAAATGCTCTGATTAAGGTCTTCATGTACCTGTGCCTGAATCATGCAGAAAACTGTCATATTGTTTCTTGCCGTGTTGGCATGCTTCACATTCAATTATAAATCAAGGCAATTAGGGTCGCGCTATTGTCTGAGGTACAATGACTGAGGTGTAATTAACCTCACGTTTTCTGGCAACGCCAACCGAGCCTGAGCTGTTCGGGCTGCCGAGAACCAGAGCAGCCAGTCTGTGTGGCTGAGAAATTAAAGGAATCTGGAGGTCACTCTGTAATATTTGTAATGCATCAttaggtgtttgtttgttttttatgtccttgtaatttgctttttttttttaaagagaagcTCGATGAAGGGTGATAGTTCCCAACATTGTCTCCTTATTGACATGAATACATGATAGTCCAATTCTCTTTTCCTCACTCTCTCTACTATCTATTCAATCATGTATATTCATCTGTCTATCCACTcatctgtctgtccgtctgtatGTCTATCTActcatccatctatctatccatctgtctattcatctatctattcatccatctgtctgtccatcCATTTGATATCAGTGTCTGTGCTCCTTGTTTTCATATATCTCTCCTGCACCTTCAATTTCTCATTTCTCTGTCTTaactctctatctatctatgttatatctttctttctattcatccatctatataggccctatctttctttcttactttttatccatccttctatctatctatctcattATCCTTATCTTGCTTCTCCACTTTTTAATTTCCATTCTAGATTTTTATGAGTTTCTCCTCTTGTCCTCATGTCTGTGTATTCAACTTTTCCACCTGCTATATCTCCATTATCAATCAGTATTCTCTTCCAAAGACTCCTTATCTCAGAGCCATATAGTAATCATTTGGGGAATATGAGATCGTATCTCCTCCCCTAGTACTTTGATCCCGTTTGAAGGAAAGCCTTTTGCAGTTGTTCTGTATGTTTTGACCAGGCCAGTTTGCATTGTCTCAGTTATTTGTATCACTGACCATGTTTGGTCATTCATGgcaattatgtacatgtaagtgtgTTTTCCAGCGGAAATGTCCAGAGCTGTGGCGTGTAGTTCATAATCCCTTTGAATGAGTCAGCTTAAGCACAGTATTGCAATGTTAGATAAGATCAAAACTGATGAAAATAAGAATATGATATTATCCGATGCAAAGAAAAAGCATGTTTGAttgctgattttatttttttataggGCCACATTTGTAAATTCTTAATTCACtgatgtcacaattttttttagaTGTAACATTACACGTCAGCACAATCTTGTGAGCTCTTTTGGCACTCATCTCTATAAATTGTTTCTAAATTTGCGTCATGAAAATTCACGTCTTTGTAAATTCGTGGCGAGGAACTTGTCACTCTAAATAGAGACTGACTCATGCTCTCAGCTTACACACATCAAACCTGAGGAATGAGCAAATCCATTTCCCCTAAAGGGAAGAAGTGGCAGGGAATGTATATTTTGAGCCGCAAAGAGTTCAGGCCAGATTTATCGCCTTCTGAAAAGTGACATCCTAAAAATATCACAGCAGATCCTGTGGGTTCAGTCTTCCCCAATCTACACAATACCAAACACATTGGCAACAGTGGCTGCAAAGGGCCCACTCTGCTGCCGATCTGTAAAAATATGCATTGTGTTTCAACAAATGTTATAAGACATATGGCTCTCAGCTGCTGTGGCAAATgcgaaaggaaaagagaaaggtttgtaaaatttacataaaatagTTTCCTTGGGGTGTCAGTCACTTATAATTTGCATGGTTATGGGTGACTAATGTATTCACACAGACTGTGACATGCAGCTTTTTGTTGCAATTCACTGCGTAATTCCCCCTGTCTTTGTTTCTCTTTTACTTCCCTGATGGTATTTCCTTGTGACGATTTGAAATCAAAAGAAAGAATTGAAGAGAGGATGAAACTGGAAGAGTTGATTGACCAAGCTGAGCATGCATTGATCCACTTTCACTATTTTCTCTCTTTGCAGGGCCTGCCCTTCCTCTGTTGCAGCTAAACGAGCCAAGCTGAGTTTGTCCCGACCGAACTGCCCACTTGAAACCGCAGGAAGGAATGACTCGCAATGAAGCATCTACAGCTGTCCTCGTCGCCTGGTAACCTCAGTGGGAACAATCTGGTTGTCATCATCATGCCCCAGGAACCCACAGCCACGTCCATTGCAGACCTCGGTCATCACGGCACCAATGCCAATGCCACCCAGGATCTGGCCAGTGCGTTCCCGTCTCTTGAGGAAGGGATGGAAGCCACGTGGAGCGCCCAGGCGTACATCGCACTGGCCATCATCTTCCTGCTCATGACCATCACGTTCATCGGCAACATCCTCATCATCGTGTCGGTGGCAAAGTTCAAGAGACTGCAGATCCCGCCCAACTACATCTTGGTGAATCTCGCCGTGGCCGACATAGGCTTGGCAATCATGATGCCGTTCCTGTTTGCCATCAACTTCCTGCGTGATGTGGAGGATGGGAATGTTTTATGCCTCGTGCCGTACTGTCTAATGTCCCTTCTTAGCGGTGTATCGGTGCTGAACCTCAGCATCATTGCCTATGATCGCTACTCCGCCCTGGTGGAGCCCTTGAAGTACTCGTCGCGAGTGACGACAGTCCGCATCGCTGCCATCTGTCTGATGGTGTGGCTGTATGTAACTgttgtttcagctattccactCGTGGGATGGTTTTACCCTCTGTCAGGCATGAACATGATGTGTACTCTGAACTTCTACCACAACTACACTGCCCTGGCGCAAGTCATTGCCATTTTCTTGCCCGCGCTGGTGTGCATGTTCTTCTGTTACTGTCGCGTGATGCTTGTCGCAAGGCACCACACCCGTGCCATATCCGCCGTCCAGTTTTCACTCTTCCCAGGTGTACTGAATAAGAACTACAACATGTTTAAAGGTAACAAGTACTGGAGGACACTGGCCCTCATATTGGGCGTCTTTACCTTTACCTGGGGTGTATTCATGACCTCGGTGGTGGTTGAGGTCTTCTGCGAAAAGTGCGCAAAGTTTTTGACAATGCACAACTATTCCggactcctcctcctcctaaaCAGCAGTCTCAATCCCTGGATCTATGCATACCGCAACCAGGACTTTCGAGCTGCTTTCAGCAGGGTGCTGCGCTGCTTCCGGAAGCCCTGCAAGCGGACGCTGACGCGGTCCAGCTCAAACCTGGTGGGTGAGCGCCGGAATTCGCGCATGTCTGTCGCCCTCAGCCGGACGAACAGCCTGTGCGGCAACCTGCAAACCCTGCAGATGCTCTACGAGCAGGAGATGGCGCTCAAGAACAACAACCAGCAGGATTTCAAGAATGGGGAGGTGGAGACAAGGCAGACCTCGGTAGCCAACAGCAAGGCGTCCGTCAGACGCGAAAATGACGAGGACATCGAGAGGGCGACTGAGCAAGAGTCTGCCCAAGTGAAGGAAGAAGTCTAGACTTGTCTGTACTAGAGTGGACATGAGACATAGAGCCCTTTATCCAAGCAATCTTGATTCAAGAGGGCTTTGATTTGAAATCGCAGCCCTGCTAGTTTCCGGAATTGCAAACTAcgacaccaaatttgcaattAATGGCATGAACACAGTCTTAACGAATCAACCAAACACAACCTCATCTTCTGTCCAGTCATTCCATTTGAAATCCTGTGCTTTTGATATAACAAGCACTCTTCAATACCATGGAGGTGATAAATGATGTGAAAGTAATCAGATTTTCCATGTGCAATAGGTTATCTGCCTTCAATCTGACATCAAAGGTGGAAAAGAAGCTTCCTGTGATCAAATTTAGTTCATATCTAGCTAACTTGGACTTCCCCACTTGTTTGACTtggaaataagatttttgcatcAGTGAAGAATGTCAGAAGAGTGATAAAAAGGATACTGTGATATCTTTTTCTAGTGTAGCAGATTGCAGAGTACTATTTTAGATAGGAAAATATCCTTGATGATCGATTTTCTATGAATTGGAAACTGAAATGCCttaatatgatgatgatatcacAGTAGTGGAATGGTATAAAATTTAGACTGTGCAGTTGTGCACCATCCATTTATAAAACTGATACGAAGAATGGGTCTGGTGACTTTCTTGAGAATTGTAAGTTTTTGTGGCCCAATGAACTAGTGGAATATGCTCTTATCAGGTTTTATCACAAAATCTCTTTGCACATTCGTGACATTACGAAGAATCACTCATTAACTGCCAGTCATTGGAGCCACAGATGTTGTATGAGTTTTGCATTGTATGTAATTCAGTATCATACACCTATCACAAGTT from Diadema setosum chromosome 1, eeDiaSeto1, whole genome shotgun sequence includes:
- the LOC140231202 gene encoding adrenocorticotropic hormone receptor-like translates to MKHLQLSSSPGNLSGNNLVVIIMPQEPTATSIADLGHHGTNANATQDLASAFPSLEEGMEATWSAQAYIALAIIFLLMTITFIGNILIIVSVAKFKRLQIPPNYILVNLAVADIGLAIMMPFLFAINFLRDVEDGNVLCLVPYCLMSLLSGVSVLNLSIIAYDRYSALVEPLKYSSRVTTVRIAAICLMVWLYVTVVSAIPLVGWFYPLSGMNMMCTLNFYHNYTALAQVIAIFLPALVCMFFCYCRVMLVARHHTRAISAVQFSLFPGVLNKNYNMFKGNKYWRTLALILGVFTFTWGVFMTSVVVEVFCEKCAKFLTMHNYSGLLLLLNSSLNPWIYAYRNQDFRAAFSRVLRCFRKPCKRTLTRSSSNLVGERRNSRMSVALSRTNSLCGNLQTLQMLYEQEMALKNNNQQDFKNGEVETRQTSVANSKASVRRENDEDIERATEQESAQVKEEV